In Paracoccus aminophilus JCM 7686, a single window of DNA contains:
- a CDS encoding glycosyltransferase, with protein sequence MISRILGLFRLYASRHATMQKSGFPLLDNLGKRVGHIDRITIREGRLWVEGWTLSDRVGLANSVQTVECAPNLTRDDVETQFADVRGKTPGFMLDMPLSLDHTVFWSDVGDIRYMQALPQVASRELKTMRRKQFVPFLRDTIRVFPAGVRWLLHRDPQSAARIKSALKLNTVPRSRQLNDLIFAEDVAVKDRLPGELLRTGITIVIPVYNAFDLLPEVLARVVSHTDLPWRLILIEDSSSDPQVRPWLRAWRAGLSSNVAARVTVLENDTNLGFIGSVNKAFAAALPFGNHVVLLNSDAFVPARWASRLIRPFLEHDNVATVTPMSNDAEIFNVPVICKRAHLFAGEADAIDEVAARFFPGADLADAPTGVGFCMAINIKFLRKLPELDAGFGRGYGEEVDWCQRARHLGGRHLGHGGLFVEHRGGSSFGSADKLRLVRDNSKIVSLRYPRYDAEVQEFIRQDPLNTARLALALAWAGKRQKGAVPVYLAHDMGGGAEHYLQDRLKTDLKTGASAVILRVGGLSRWQIELHSAEGITRGGTDSTDFVRRLLGLLPARRIIYSCAVGDRDAVSMPEVLISLARGPDDRIEVLVHDYLIFSPSYTLLESDGIYRGVPTSHNSDPAHTVIRDDGTIVTLNDWRKAWGTLLEAASLITVFSENSRNLVCLAYPDVAAKLTVTPHRLLHDVPPITPRKTKDGVPVIGVLGNIGYQKGITVLRDLSQELVKNRRARLVVLGNTEPAYPLAASAHIHGDYRVQDIPALVARYGITRWLIPSIWPETFSYTTHEALATGLPVFGFDLGAQGDAIRAAAAVSGRGGVIPLVESGADPDEVLDMLLNEEVQELCVS encoded by the coding sequence GTGATCAGCAGAATCCTCGGCCTGTTTCGGCTTTATGCCAGCCGACACGCGACGATGCAGAAATCGGGCTTTCCGCTCTTGGACAACCTCGGCAAGCGCGTTGGTCATATCGATCGCATCACGATCCGCGAGGGTCGCCTCTGGGTCGAAGGATGGACCCTGTCCGACCGGGTTGGGCTCGCCAATAGCGTTCAGACCGTCGAATGCGCGCCCAATCTGACGCGCGACGACGTTGAAACACAGTTTGCCGATGTCCGGGGCAAGACACCGGGTTTCATGCTGGATATGCCGCTCAGTCTGGATCATACCGTCTTCTGGTCGGATGTGGGCGATATCCGCTATATGCAGGCCTTGCCCCAGGTCGCGTCGCGCGAACTAAAGACGATGCGCCGAAAACAGTTTGTCCCCTTCCTGCGGGACACAATACGCGTCTTTCCTGCGGGCGTGCGTTGGCTTTTGCACCGCGACCCTCAGTCGGCCGCCCGGATAAAAAGCGCGCTGAAGCTAAACACCGTTCCCCGGTCCAGACAGCTCAACGACTTGATCTTTGCGGAGGATGTGGCGGTCAAGGACCGCTTGCCAGGCGAACTTCTCCGGACCGGGATAACCATCGTCATCCCGGTGTATAATGCCTTCGACCTCCTGCCAGAGGTCTTGGCGCGCGTGGTGAGCCACACCGATCTGCCCTGGCGACTGATCCTCATCGAGGATAGCTCGTCGGATCCTCAAGTGCGGCCGTGGTTGCGGGCGTGGCGGGCGGGGCTGAGTTCGAATGTGGCGGCACGGGTCACTGTGCTCGAAAATGACACGAACCTCGGCTTTATCGGTTCGGTGAACAAAGCTTTCGCGGCTGCGCTGCCGTTTGGGAACCACGTCGTTTTGCTCAACTCGGATGCCTTTGTGCCTGCGCGTTGGGCCAGTCGATTGATCCGGCCCTTTCTAGAGCACGACAATGTCGCCACGGTAACGCCGATGTCGAATGATGCCGAGATCTTCAACGTTCCCGTCATCTGCAAGCGCGCGCACCTCTTTGCCGGAGAGGCCGATGCCATCGACGAGGTCGCGGCGCGGTTTTTTCCCGGCGCAGATCTGGCCGATGCTCCGACAGGGGTTGGGTTCTGCATGGCGATCAATATCAAATTTCTGCGCAAATTGCCGGAATTGGATGCAGGCTTTGGCCGCGGTTATGGCGAAGAGGTCGATTGGTGCCAGCGGGCCCGCCATCTGGGAGGGCGTCATCTCGGGCATGGTGGTTTGTTTGTCGAGCATCGCGGCGGCAGCTCTTTCGGCTCAGCCGATAAACTGCGGCTCGTCCGGGACAACAGTAAAATTGTCAGCCTCCGCTACCCCCGATACGATGCTGAAGTGCAGGAGTTCATCCGTCAGGATCCATTGAACACAGCACGCCTCGCTCTCGCTTTGGCCTGGGCAGGGAAGCGTCAGAAGGGCGCCGTTCCAGTCTATCTGGCCCATGATATGGGAGGCGGCGCCGAGCACTACTTGCAAGACCGTCTAAAAACCGACCTGAAGACTGGTGCAAGTGCCGTGATCTTACGTGTGGGGGGCCTCTCGCGCTGGCAGATTGAGCTGCACAGCGCCGAAGGCATTACCCGCGGCGGGACTGATAGCACCGATTTCGTCCGCCGCCTGCTGGGGCTGCTTCCGGCCCGTAGGATCATCTACTCTTGCGCGGTCGGCGATCGAGACGCGGTCAGTATGCCCGAAGTCCTGATCTCTCTGGCGCGGGGGCCGGATGACCGGATCGAGGTTCTGGTGCACGACTATCTGATCTTTAGCCCGAGCTATACCCTATTGGAAAGCGATGGCATTTATCGCGGAGTGCCCACGTCCCATAACAGCGATCCCGCGCATACTGTCATTCGTGATGACGGAACCATCGTCACCCTGAACGATTGGCGCAAGGCATGGGGAACGCTGCTCGAGGCCGCCAGCTTGATCACGGTCTTTTCCGAGAATAGCCGTAACCTCGTCTGTCTAGCCTATCCGGACGTGGCGGCCAAACTGACGGTCACACCGCATCGCCTGCTGCACGACGTCCCGCCGATCACGCCCAGAAAGACGAAAGACGGCGTTCCGGTGATCGGCGTGCTTGGAAATATCGGCTATCAAAAAGGCATTACGGTGCTGCGTGACCTGTCTCAGGAACTGGTCAAAAACCGACGTGCCCGCTTGGTGGTTCTGGGTAATACGGAGCCGGCCTATCCTTTGGCCGCCTCGGCGCATATCCATGGCGATTACCGGGTGCAGGATATCCCCGCTCTGGTTGCTCGCTACGGGATTACTCGCTGGCTGATACCATCGATTTGGCCAGAGACTTTCTCTTATACGACCCATGAGGCGCTTGCGACCGGTTTGCCAGTTTTTGGTTTCGATCTGGGAGCGCAGGGCGACGCAATCCGCGCTGCGGCTGCGGTTTCGGGCCGGGGCGGCGTGATTCCTCTGGTTGAATCAGGTGCAGATCCGGATGAGGTCTTGGATATGCTTCTGAATGAGGAGGTTCAAGAGTTATGCGTGTCATGA
- a CDS encoding tetratricopeptide repeat protein: MGKILMPSSEHTPGAQPLDQAEALLHAGRPREVIDFLLDLPARTVLVPRAQNLLALAYLRSGDTISALRAIDLARLFGASEISLMKLNCTVYRALKDWRRLDETLELIVARAPAEAQIRYQLAIRLLATQKLPRAKHHAMILLQSGARSDLAEELRYRIAMTEDDTEAALDAVKTIVAQGEIWPDLPNLVGLFVQLPASERANLARDILAKWPEQLPNLGTYLEAGGLQPKVMPPEQQALILALAGQRQPALELLDEMKGNGNPDWSEIHQIVQSLPDANQYQRPLIEDDGSNVIISHTGNSRVTLLVFTGLADRAGMPIQVLDSFCAALGHSAVYLRDSTRTLFTSGAPELGANQEETLTALSGILNKQGTQHLLCFGSSAGGFAAVRYGIKLGAAHILCASGATNISTDFMTAVGDSRGKLVVTRLNKLVPAEDRDLSQDILSAGGECRIDMWYGANSPKDVAHAEFIRDLPGVTCFPIPDLDRHNTSLPIVAGRIFQEFLGISSVA, translated from the coding sequence GTGGGTAAAATTCTCATGCCATCATCGGAACACACCCCTGGCGCACAGCCGCTCGATCAGGCAGAAGCGCTCCTGCATGCAGGAAGACCACGTGAAGTGATCGACTTCTTGCTGGACCTACCGGCTCGCACGGTACTCGTGCCGCGCGCGCAAAACCTGCTCGCCTTGGCCTATCTCCGAAGCGGCGATACGATCTCCGCGCTGCGTGCCATAGATCTCGCGCGTCTATTTGGCGCCAGTGAGATTAGCCTGATGAAGCTGAACTGCACGGTATATCGGGCACTAAAGGACTGGCGGCGGCTTGATGAGACGCTTGAATTGATTGTCGCGCGTGCGCCTGCGGAAGCACAGATCCGCTATCAGCTAGCGATCCGCCTGCTTGCAACCCAAAAGCTGCCGCGCGCGAAGCATCATGCGATGATTCTGCTCCAATCCGGGGCGCGCTCCGATCTCGCCGAAGAGCTGCGTTACCGCATCGCCATGACCGAGGATGATACCGAAGCGGCACTCGATGCAGTAAAGACCATTGTCGCACAAGGAGAGATCTGGCCGGATCTGCCTAATCTTGTCGGCCTCTTCGTGCAGCTCCCTGCCTCCGAGCGCGCCAATCTAGCGCGTGATATTCTTGCCAAATGGCCCGAACAGCTTCCGAACCTTGGCACCTATCTTGAGGCAGGCGGTCTACAACCCAAGGTAATGCCCCCCGAGCAACAGGCACTGATCTTGGCTCTGGCGGGCCAACGCCAACCGGCACTTGAACTTCTGGATGAAATGAAAGGCAACGGGAATCCCGATTGGTCTGAGATCCACCAAATCGTGCAATCTTTGCCTGATGCCAATCAATATCAGCGCCCGTTGATCGAAGACGACGGCAGCAATGTCATCATCAGTCATACGGGAAACTCTAGGGTGACACTTCTGGTGTTTACGGGGCTTGCCGATCGCGCTGGCATGCCGATTCAAGTGCTGGATTCTTTTTGCGCTGCGCTCGGACATTCTGCGGTCTATTTGCGCGACAGCACGCGGACTCTGTTTACCTCTGGAGCGCCCGAGCTTGGAGCAAATCAAGAGGAAACTTTGACGGCGTTGAGCGGAATTCTGAATAAGCAAGGAACGCAACACTTGTTGTGCTTCGGAAGTTCCGCGGGAGGATTTGCGGCGGTTCGCTACGGTATAAAGTTGGGAGCAGCGCATATCCTTTGCGCTTCAGGAGCGACGAATATCAGTACCGATTTCATGACAGCGGTCGGAGACTCGCGCGGCAAACTCGTTGTAACGCGGCTGAATAAACTTGTGCCAGCCGAGGATCGCGACCTGTCGCAGGATATTCTTTCGGCGGGCGGTGAATGCCGAATAGATATGTGGTATGGCGCAAATTCCCCAAAGGACGTAGCGCATGCAGAGTTTATCCGAGATCTGCCGGGTGTTACGTGCTTCCCGATCCCCGATTTAGATCGGCATAACACGAGTCTTCCCATCGTCGCAGGCCGTATCTTTCAGGAATTCTTGGGCATAAGCTCCGTAGCGTGA
- a CDS encoding radical SAM protein, with protein sequence MTSPDLIQHQHIGRLRTSNYDISNTCNLTCEGCLYFSGAGPEIDRAESDLAKWRDFFSAEALRGINFAYLGGAEPSLYPDRIRACQDSIPFGVIFTNGIKKVESDIRYRIHVSIWGNESRSQLYRGASSNRKAMRNYAGDPRALFVMTLNSFNLAEIPEVVQACKDHGLALTFSLFSSTIEYERNLKSGQQSKGSYFRFSSPQADMRLDDTGLQTARTAILQACKDFPETAKIPPEFVDWMTQPDSLYQLDQDGIATDCGNRLTRHHAHYNADLTKNSGKCCAPNIDCRSCRAYAMSYATYFSRRKQMPKEWERVWHFWRDHFLPLTG encoded by the coding sequence ATGACCTCTCCAGATCTGATCCAGCATCAACATATCGGGCGTCTTCGGACAAGCAATTACGACATCAGCAACACCTGCAATCTGACCTGTGAGGGTTGCCTCTACTTCTCGGGAGCCGGGCCAGAGATCGACCGCGCCGAATCCGATTTGGCGAAATGGCGAGATTTTTTCTCTGCCGAAGCGCTGCGTGGCATTAATTTCGCCTATCTTGGTGGCGCAGAACCATCACTTTACCCTGATCGCATCAGAGCATGCCAAGATTCGATTCCTTTTGGCGTAATTTTTACAAATGGAATCAAAAAGGTAGAATCAGATATCCGCTATCGCATTCACGTCTCCATCTGGGGTAACGAAAGTCGGTCGCAACTGTATCGCGGCGCCAGCTCGAACCGAAAGGCCATGCGCAATTATGCCGGAGACCCGCGCGCGCTTTTCGTGATGACGCTGAACTCGTTTAATCTTGCTGAGATCCCGGAGGTTGTTCAGGCATGCAAAGATCATGGCCTGGCGCTGACCTTCAGTCTATTTTCTTCGACCATCGAATATGAGAGAAACCTCAAATCCGGGCAGCAATCCAAAGGCAGTTATTTCCGCTTCAGCTCTCCGCAAGCTGATATGCGCCTTGATGATACAGGTCTGCAGACCGCCCGCACGGCTATTCTTCAGGCCTGCAAGGACTTCCCAGAGACCGCAAAAATCCCGCCTGAGTTTGTGGACTGGATGACACAGCCAGATAGTCTCTATCAGCTTGATCAAGATGGTATCGCAACCGACTGCGGCAATCGTCTGACGCGGCATCACGCCCATTACAATGCCGATCTAACGAAAAACTCTGGAAAATGTTGTGCTCCGAATATCGATTGCCGCTCCTGCCGGGCCTATGCGATGTCCTATGCAACCTATTTCAGCCGTCGAAAACAGATGCCCAAGGAATGGGAGCGGGTCTGGCATTTCTGGCGCGACCACTTTCTTCCTCTTACTGGTTAA
- a CDS encoding type II toxin-antitoxin system HipA family toxin, whose amino-acid sequence MGRRPLRRALDVLLNGRRVGLYRMAADGGTSFEYAQEWLDWEHAFPISRQLPLLRGSRSGEAISAVFENLLPDSATLRSTIAEKAGARSARPFDLLAAIGHDCVGALQFVPEGLDPQAPFSIDAEVQSDAEIADTLRRLDSEPLGIAPGQPFRISLAGAQEKTAYLKQGAHWYRPRGLTPTTHIFKRPMGLLAGQIDLTDSVENEFFCLRLARERGLPVNQAEIARFEDEKALILTRFDRRETADGRLIRLPQEDFLQAMGLFSAAKYQSEGGPGILSYLELLSGSKNRFGDIKTFLKAQVIFWMIGATDGHAKNFSIFLEPDGFRLTPHYDILSAAPAIRRDHLRNRELQLAMSVGDRNHYRIDQLMPKHFDQTAIRAKVPEEVRRAVFTEIAELGQGALSRASADLPEDFPERIVEDIIGFATHKLKHIEDYAAASQS is encoded by the coding sequence ATGGGGCGTCGTCCGTTGCGTCGGGCACTCGACGTCTTGCTGAACGGTCGGCGTGTCGGGCTCTATCGCATGGCGGCGGATGGCGGGACGAGCTTTGAATATGCCCAAGAATGGCTCGACTGGGAGCATGCTTTCCCCATCAGCCGCCAACTGCCGCTTCTCAGGGGAAGCAGATCCGGTGAGGCGATTTCTGCGGTTTTCGAGAACCTTCTGCCGGATAGCGCAACGCTCAGAAGCACCATCGCCGAAAAGGCGGGGGCACGCTCGGCGCGGCCTTTCGACCTTCTGGCCGCAATCGGTCATGATTGCGTGGGCGCCCTGCAGTTTGTACCCGAAGGCTTGGATCCACAGGCCCCGTTCTCCATCGATGCTGAGGTGCAGAGCGACGCCGAGATTGCCGATACCCTGCGTCGTCTCGACAGCGAGCCGCTGGGAATTGCACCAGGGCAACCGTTCCGAATTTCGCTTGCCGGGGCACAGGAGAAGACCGCTTATCTCAAACAAGGTGCGCATTGGTATCGTCCGCGTGGCCTGACGCCGACGACCCATATTTTCAAGCGCCCGATGGGCCTGCTGGCCGGTCAGATCGACCTGACGGATAGCGTCGAGAATGAGTTCTTCTGTCTACGCTTGGCCCGTGAACGGGGATTGCCGGTCAATCAGGCCGAGATCGCGCGGTTTGAGGACGAAAAGGCCCTCATCCTGACCCGCTTCGACCGCCGGGAGACCGCCGACGGACGGCTTATCCGCTTGCCGCAAGAGGATTTCCTGCAGGCAATGGGGCTTTTCTCGGCCGCGAAATATCAAAGCGAAGGTGGCCCGGGCATCCTTAGCTACCTAGAACTTCTCTCGGGATCGAAGAACCGCTTCGGTGACATCAAGACCTTTCTGAAGGCGCAGGTGATCTTCTGGATGATCGGAGCCACGGATGGTCACGCCAAGAACTTCTCGATCTTTCTCGAGCCGGACGGTTTCCGCCTGACGCCGCACTACGACATCCTGAGCGCGGCGCCTGCAATTCGCCGCGATCACTTGAGAAACCGGGAATTGCAGCTGGCGATGTCCGTCGGTGACAGAAACCATTATCGCATTGATCAGCTTATGCCGAAGCATTTCGATCAGACGGCCATTCGAGCGAAGGTTCCTGAGGAGGTTCGCCGGGCGGTCTTTACCGAGATTGCCGAATTGGGGCAGGGGGCATTGTCGCGGGCCAGCGCCGATCTGCCCGAAGACTTCCCCGAGCGGATCGTCGAGGATATTATCGGATTTGCGACCCATAAACTGAAGCATATCGAGGACTATGCTGCCGCATCGCAGTCATGA
- a CDS encoding helix-turn-helix domain-containing protein produces MYQPIRSSKDFGDLIRRCRQLAGLTQAELAQRAGLETKQISRIETATNVPGLNSILALCAALDIELGIRERDETGSSSQVAASIEDIF; encoded by the coding sequence ATGTACCAGCCGATACGCAGTTCGAAAGACTTCGGCGACCTCATTCGGCGGTGTCGCCAACTCGCTGGCCTGACACAGGCCGAGCTTGCGCAGCGCGCAGGGCTTGAGACGAAGCAGATTTCGCGCATCGAAACGGCAACAAATGTGCCCGGGCTCAACTCAATCCTCGCGCTCTGCGCCGCGCTGGATATCGAGCTGGGCATTCGCGAGCGGGACGAGACGGGCTCGTCATCTCAGGTCGCGGCGTCGATTGAGGATATCTTCTGA
- the tnpB gene encoding IS66 family insertion sequence element accessory protein TnpB (TnpB, as the term is used for proteins encoded by IS66 family insertion elements, is considered an accessory protein, since TnpC, encoded by a neighboring gene, is a DDE family transposase.): MDFRKGLDGLAAWVTHSFGRDLSCGAIYLFRSRRADRLKILVSGGSGTVMLAKCLNGGQIKWLERQMEPVALSKVQHEALYEGLDWTPV; the protein is encoded by the coding sequence ATCGATTTCCGGAAGGGTCTTGATGGTTTGGCGGCCTGGGTCACCCACAGCTTCGGGCGCGATCTCTCTTGCGGCGCGATCTATCTGTTTCGATCGCGAAGGGCGGACCGGCTGAAAATACTCGTGTCGGGTGGCTCCGGAACTGTGATGCTGGCGAAGTGCCTGAACGGCGGCCAAATCAAATGGCTGGAACGTCAGATGGAGCCGGTCGCTCTCAGCAAGGTCCAGCATGAAGCTCTGTACGAAGGCCTCGACTGGACCCCGGTCTAG
- a CDS encoding GlxA family transcriptional regulator — MRQITFALYPGYSVIALAVASVFETANGLAAAPVYDLRFISETGGPVRTSSGLSLSSEPFDNSVGDTLIIGGNGAGPVEPSPDMLAFVRQAPERYRRIAAICTGAFILAEAGLLDGRRATTHWLCARDMQRRFPKIKLDEDRIFINDGQIWTSAGMTAGIDLALALVESDLGDEAAKAVARKLVMYHRRAGGQSQFSTLLELSPKSDRIQKALIFARDNLHKPLTVPQLAEAAHLSPRQFSRAFHAETGQSPAKAIENLRVEAARTLMEQSRHAIDVVARQTGFSDRDHMRRAFLRAFGQPPQVLRRNARNDGVPSESRVMGGLTA, encoded by the coding sequence ATGAGACAGATCACGTTCGCCCTCTACCCGGGTTACTCGGTCATCGCCCTCGCGGTTGCCTCGGTGTTCGAGACCGCCAATGGGCTCGCCGCCGCGCCGGTTTATGACTTGCGGTTCATCTCCGAGACCGGTGGCCCCGTGCGGACCTCGTCGGGGCTCTCGCTGAGCAGCGAGCCCTTCGACAACAGCGTCGGAGACACGCTCATCATCGGCGGAAACGGTGCGGGGCCGGTGGAGCCCTCGCCGGACATGCTGGCCTTCGTTCGGCAGGCGCCGGAGCGTTACCGTCGGATTGCCGCAATCTGCACGGGCGCCTTCATTCTTGCCGAGGCAGGTTTGCTGGACGGGCGCCGCGCGACGACGCACTGGCTTTGCGCGCGCGACATGCAGCGCCGCTTCCCCAAGATAAAACTGGATGAGGATCGTATCTTCATCAATGACGGCCAGATCTGGACCTCGGCGGGCATGACGGCGGGCATCGATCTGGCGCTCGCGCTCGTCGAAAGCGATCTCGGGGACGAGGCCGCGAAGGCCGTCGCCCGCAAGCTGGTGATGTATCACCGTCGCGCCGGTGGTCAGTCCCAATTCTCGACGCTTCTGGAGCTTTCGCCCAAATCCGACCGAATCCAGAAGGCCTTGATCTTCGCTCGGGACAATCTGCACAAGCCGCTCACGGTCCCCCAGCTTGCCGAAGCCGCTCATCTCAGCCCCCGCCAGTTCAGCCGCGCCTTCCACGCAGAGACAGGCCAGTCGCCCGCCAAGGCCATCGAGAACCTGCGCGTCGAGGCCGCGCGCACGTTGATGGAGCAAAGCCGCCACGCGATTGACGTCGTCGCACGCCAGACCGGTTTCAGCGACCGAGACCACATGCGCCGCGCCTTCCTGCGCGCCTTCGGGCAACCGCCGCAGGTTCTGCGTCGCAACGCGCGCAATGATGGGGTCCCGTCGGAGAGCAGAGTGATGGGCGGTCTGACGGCCTGA
- a CDS encoding SDR family NAD(P)-dependent oxidoreductase, with amino-acid sequence MQQDDHHSVLVVGVGAAQGLGAAIARRFAEGGFSVVIAGRSEAKLVSTVAALKTLSPNVSYVLGDASVAADAKRFVQAAQAIAPLALAVHNAGPNNPAPFLETTAASFEEHWQAHTLAAFHLAQAALPAMLERKRGSLFFTGASASLRGKARFSPFAAAKAGTRMLAQSLAREFGPQGIHVANVILDGVIDGDRALSLYPQLAEKRAAAGLLTIDAIADAYWFLHHQQRTAWTLELDLRPWSEEF; translated from the coding sequence ATGCAACAGGATGATCATCACAGCGTCCTCGTCGTCGGCGTTGGCGCGGCGCAGGGACTTGGTGCCGCGATTGCCAGGCGCTTCGCGGAAGGTGGCTTTTCCGTCGTCATTGCCGGTCGGAGCGAAGCCAAGCTCGTCAGCACCGTCGCGGCGCTGAAAACGCTCAGCCCGAATGTCTCCTATGTTCTGGGGGATGCTTCAGTGGCAGCCGATGCCAAGCGCTTTGTCCAGGCGGCACAGGCCATCGCGCCATTGGCGCTCGCAGTGCACAACGCAGGGCCAAACAATCCGGCGCCGTTCCTCGAGACCACGGCCGCGAGCTTTGAGGAGCATTGGCAGGCGCATACGCTGGCCGCCTTCCACCTCGCGCAAGCCGCTCTTCCGGCGATGCTGGAGCGCAAGAGGGGTAGCCTCTTTTTCACCGGAGCCAGCGCCTCCTTGCGGGGAAAGGCGAGGTTCTCGCCCTTCGCAGCCGCCAAGGCCGGGACGCGGATGCTCGCGCAAAGCCTTGCCCGCGAATTCGGGCCGCAGGGGATCCATGTTGCGAATGTCATTCTCGACGGGGTGATTGATGGCGACCGGGCGCTGAGCCTTTACCCGCAGCTCGCGGAAAAGCGTGCCGCAGCGGGGCTTCTGACCATCGATGCGATCGCGGACGCCTATTGGTTCCTGCACCACCAGCAGCGCACGGCCTGGACGCTCGAGCTCGACCTGCGCCCCTGGTCGGAAGAATTCTGA
- a CDS encoding SDR family NAD(P)-dependent oxidoreductase gives MNSTSKGTALITGASAGIGAIYADRLAKRGYDLILVARSGQRLDDLAARLSAETGRSVKTVVADLANTDDLRRVETLLREDATITLLVNNAGVGSVASILAADVDEMEQMIALNITALTRLTYAIVPAFVEKKAGTVINISSIVGIAAELLNGVYSASKAYVLAFGHKLQAELAGTGVRVQTVLPAATSTEFWDIAGHAAQKANPSTMSADDLVDAALVGLDQGELVSIPTLQDGAAWESWEAARRALTPNFANAKPAPRYKLA, from the coding sequence ATGAACTCAACCTCCAAGGGCACGGCCCTCATCACTGGCGCCTCGGCGGGCATCGGTGCGATCTATGCCGATCGGCTGGCCAAACGCGGCTATGACCTGATCCTCGTGGCCCGCAGCGGCCAGCGTCTCGACGATCTTGCGGCCCGCTTGAGCGCCGAGACAGGCCGCTCGGTCAAGACCGTCGTCGCCGATCTCGCCAACACGGACGACCTGCGCCGCGTCGAAACGCTTCTGCGCGAGGATGCCACGATTACCCTGCTGGTGAACAACGCCGGGGTGGGTTCGGTCGCCTCCATCCTCGCCGCCGATGTTGATGAGATGGAGCAGATGATCGCGCTCAATATCACGGCCCTGACGCGGCTGACCTATGCCATCGTTCCGGCTTTCGTCGAGAAGAAGGCGGGCACCGTCATCAATATCTCGTCGATCGTCGGCATTGCCGCCGAGCTTCTGAACGGTGTCTACAGCGCGTCCAAAGCCTATGTTCTGGCTTTCGGCCACAAGCTGCAGGCGGAGTTGGCAGGTACCGGGGTGCGCGTTCAGACCGTGCTTCCCGCCGCGACCAGCACCGAGTTCTGGGATATCGCGGGCCATGCAGCGCAGAAAGCAAACCCGAGCACGATGAGCGCCGATGATCTGGTCGATGCCGCGCTTGTGGGGCTCGATCAGGGCGAGCTGGTGTCCATCCCGACGCTTCAGGACGGCGCGGCCTGGGAGAGCTGGGAAGCTGCGCGCCGTGCTCTGACCCCGAACTTCGCCAACGCCAAGCCCGCGCCGCGTTACAAACTGGCGTAA
- a CDS encoding alpha/beta hydrolase: MTIFPQRRGRGKSGGVYGEGLASDGSGYSCDAEIALAGFERAVEDLDDVIRNLRNLEDVDETRLVIGGVSRGGILAIAYAGMRPGLFRGAINFNGGWLGRACPSHETVNPSLFALGATAGIPTLWLHGSHDQYYRIGHCRANFERFRAAGGQGHFVSAPAGHALMFKPALWRPHVDPYMSGLFPE, translated from the coding sequence ATGACGATCTTCCCGCAACGACGCGGCCGAGGGAAGTCGGGCGGGGTCTATGGTGAAGGGCTGGCGTCAGATGGCTCCGGCTATTCCTGCGATGCAGAGATTGCATTGGCCGGTTTCGAGCGCGCGGTGGAGGATCTGGACGACGTTATTCGCAACCTGCGAAATCTCGAGGATGTCGATGAGACGCGGCTCGTCATCGGCGGCGTTTCCCGGGGCGGCATCCTCGCGATCGCCTATGCGGGCATGAGGCCGGGCCTCTTTCGAGGCGCGATTAACTTCAACGGCGGCTGGCTCGGTCGTGCCTGCCCGAGCCATGAAACCGTGAACCCCAGCCTCTTCGCGCTTGGCGCGACCGCAGGCATTCCCACGCTTTGGCTGCATGGAAGCCATGACCAATATTATCGGATCGGTCATTGCCGGGCAAACTTCGAGCGATTCCGCGCGGCGGGCGGTCAGGGGCATTTCGTCTCGGCTCCGGCCGGTCACGCGCTGATGTTCAAACCCGCGCTTTGGAGGCCGCATGTGGATCCCTACATGAGCGGCCTTTTTCCGGAGTGA